The proteins below come from a single Caenibius sp. WL genomic window:
- a CDS encoding NAD(P) transhydrogenase subunit alpha, which translates to MDFIGILSIFVLACFVGYYVVWSVTPALHTPLMAVTNAISSVIIVGALIASASAGSEGGMWLGLGGVVLASINIFGGFAVTERMLAMYKKKERK; encoded by the coding sequence ATGGATTTCATAGGCATCTTGTCAATCTTCGTATTGGCCTGTTTCGTGGGCTACTACGTTGTCTGGTCGGTGACACCGGCCCTGCACACACCGCTGATGGCGGTGACCAACGCCATTTCCTCGGTGATTATTGTCGGCGCGCTGATCGCGTCGGCTTCCGCCGGGTCGGAAGGTGGCATGTGGCTCGGCCTCGGCGGGGTCGTGCTGGCCAGCATCAACATTTTCGGCGGTTTCGCCGTCACCGAACGCATGCTCGCCATGTATAAGAAGAAGGAGCGCAAGTGA
- a CDS encoding sigma-54 dependent transcriptional regulator, producing MSDSQERLLMLIDDEPAQSRLISTFAAREGWRTVVVRDSESALDTLGTRQGMRVGAIILDQWVPGDDACALIAELKAHRPAMPILMLTTSASPLLAVEAMRAGATDYLVKPISPDRLMLALRSATTPKAPRDELQPLTEKIAATLDFDAMIGANPDFRAALAKAAKAARGHGSILIEGESGTGKEMLVRAIHAASPRAKTQLRIVNIGSVPVNSIESVLFGHEKGAFPGAFDRQIGAMQHCDSGTMVLDEIDRLPPMAQDRLAEALQLRQVRPIGANHRFRVDVRIIAASNWPLEEMVAAGHFRADLYEALVGTRITMPPLRERPGDIPALTRYFLHHIGEQPGLRPLGVTDGALALLSAYDWPGNVRQLQATLFRAAVFCDGDALTAQDFPQLSEMLGDAQTSLKPMQDGAGIQLYTQDGNLRPLEDIEADVIRLAIGHYRGRMSEVARRLGIGRSTLYRKLADLGIEGTAA from the coding sequence ATGAGCGACAGCCAAGAGCGATTGTTGATGCTGATCGACGATGAACCGGCGCAAAGCCGGTTGATCAGCACGTTTGCCGCCCGCGAAGGCTGGCGCACCGTCGTGGTGCGCGATTCGGAAAGCGCGCTCGACACGCTCGGCACGCGCCAGGGGATGCGCGTGGGTGCGATCATTCTCGACCAATGGGTGCCGGGGGATGACGCCTGCGCCCTGATCGCCGAGCTGAAAGCCCACCGCCCGGCGATGCCGATCCTGATGCTCACCACCAGCGCCAGCCCTCTGCTGGCGGTGGAAGCGATGCGCGCGGGCGCGACCGATTATCTCGTCAAACCCATTTCGCCCGACCGGCTGATGCTGGCGCTGCGCAGCGCGACAACGCCCAAGGCCCCGCGCGACGAACTGCAACCGCTGACCGAGAAGATCGCTGCGACGCTCGATTTCGATGCGATGATCGGCGCCAATCCCGATTTCCGCGCCGCGCTGGCCAAGGCCGCCAAGGCCGCGCGCGGGCACGGCAGTATCCTGATCGAAGGGGAAAGCGGCACCGGCAAGGAAATGCTGGTGCGCGCGATCCATGCCGCCAGCCCCCGCGCCAAGACGCAACTGCGCATCGTCAACATCGGCAGCGTGCCCGTCAATTCGATCGAATCCGTCCTGTTCGGCCATGAAAAAGGCGCGTTCCCCGGTGCTTTCGACCGCCAGATCGGGGCGATGCAGCACTGCGACAGCGGAACCATGGTGCTCGACGAGATCGACCGCCTGCCCCCGATGGCGCAGGACCGGCTGGCCGAAGCGCTGCAATTGCGCCAGGTTCGCCCCATCGGTGCGAACCACCGGTTCCGCGTCGATGTGCGTATTATCGCCGCCAGCAACTGGCCGCTGGAGGAGATGGTCGCGGCGGGCCATTTCCGCGCCGACCTTTACGAAGCGCTGGTGGGAACGCGAATCACCATGCCGCCCTTGCGCGAGCGGCCGGGCGATATTCCCGCGCTGACCCGCTATTTCCTCCACCACATCGGCGAACAGCCGGGCCTGCGCCCGCTGGGCGTGACCGATGGGGCACTGGCGCTGCTGTCCGCTTACGATTGGCCGGGCAATGTCCGCCAGTTGCAGGCCACGCTGTTCCGCGCGGCCGTGTTCTGCGACGGCGATGCGCTGACGGCGCAGGATTTCCCGCAATTGTCGGAAATGCTGGGCGATGCGCAGACTTCGCTCAAACCGATGCAGGATGGCGCGGGCATTCAGCTTTACACCCAAGACGGCAATCTGCGCCCGCTGGAAGATATCGAGGCGGACGTTATCCGGCTCGCCATCGGCCATTATCGCGGCCGGATGAGCGAAGTGGCCCGCCGTCTCGGCATTGGCCGTTCGACTCTTTACCGCAAGCTGGCCGATCTCGGGATCGAAGGCACCGCCGCCTGA
- a CDS encoding NAD(P)(+) transhydrogenase (Re/Si-specific) subunit beta — translation MLHAAPPAWVMLAYLVSGICFILALRGLSSPATSRRGNRLGIFGMGVAVFTTLLINAPVPEGAFLPQPTAEDLATLIRIIAAIALGGAIGFFIARKIAMTDMPQLVAAFHSLVGLAAVLVGLAAYLNPVAFGIAEMDGTIHVQSRIEMGLGIAIGAITFSGSVIAFLKLAGKMSGAPIMLPARHVINLGTLVAILGLVAYFTQDQALWVIVTITALSFIIGFLLIIPIGGADMPVVVSMLNSYSGWAAAAMGFTLHNTAMIITGALVGSSGAILSYIMCRAMNRSFISVIAGGFGADDSGSAGGAAKVDRPWKRGSAEDAAFLMKEASQVIIIPGYGMAVAQAQHVLREMGDLLKEAGVTVKYAIHPVAGRMPGHMNVLLAEANVPYDEVFELEDINGEFAQTDVAFIIGANDVVNPAAKTDKSSPIYGMPVFDVDKAKTIFFVKRSMGGVGYSGVDNDVFYMDQTMMLLADAKKMVEEINKALQH, via the coding sequence ATGCTTCATGCAGCTCCTCCGGCATGGGTCATGCTGGCTTATCTCGTTTCGGGCATCTGCTTCATCCTTGCCTTGCGCGGGCTCAGTTCGCCCGCCACCTCGCGGCGCGGCAACCGGCTCGGCATTTTCGGCATGGGCGTGGCGGTTTTCACCACGCTGCTGATCAACGCGCCGGTGCCTGAAGGGGCGTTCCTGCCGCAACCGACGGCCGAAGATCTCGCCACCCTGATCCGCATTATCGCGGCCATCGCGCTGGGCGGGGCGATCGGTTTCTTCATCGCCCGCAAGATCGCGATGACCGACATGCCGCAACTCGTCGCCGCATTCCACAGTCTCGTCGGCCTTGCCGCCGTGCTGGTGGGCCTGGCGGCCTATCTCAACCCGGTGGCTTTCGGCATCGCCGAAATGGACGGCACGATCCATGTGCAGAGCCGGATCGAAATGGGCCTGGGCATTGCCATCGGTGCGATTACGTTCTCCGGTTCGGTCATCGCGTTCCTGAAACTCGCCGGGAAGATGAGCGGCGCGCCGATCATGCTGCCCGCCCGCCACGTGATCAATCTCGGCACGCTGGTGGCGATCCTCGGCCTCGTGGCCTACTTCACGCAGGATCAGGCGCTGTGGGTGATCGTCACCATCACGGCGCTGTCGTTCATCATCGGCTTCCTGCTGATTATCCCGATCGGCGGCGCGGACATGCCGGTGGTCGTCTCGATGCTCAACTCGTATTCGGGCTGGGCTGCGGCGGCGATGGGTTTCACTCTGCACAACACCGCGATGATCATCACCGGTGCTCTGGTCGGTTCGTCGGGTGCGATTCTGTCGTACATCATGTGCCGGGCGATGAACCGCAGCTTCATTTCGGTGATTGCGGGCGGCTTCGGCGCGGATGACAGCGGCAGCGCCGGCGGCGCGGCCAAGGTCGACCGTCCGTGGAAACGCGGCAGCGCCGAAGACGCGGCGTTCCTGATGAAGGAAGCGAGCCAGGTCATCATCATTCCGGGCTACGGCATGGCCGTGGCGCAGGCGCAGCATGTGCTGCGTGAAATGGGCGATCTGCTGAAGGAAGCGGGCGTCACCGTGAAGTACGCCATCCACCCGGTGGCGGGCCGTATGCCGGGGCACATGAACGTGCTGCTGGCCGAAGCCAACGTGCCTTACGATGAAGTCTTCGAACTGGAAGACATCAACGGCGAATTCGCGCAGACCGATGTCGCGTTCATCATCGGCGCGAACGACGTGGTGAACCCCGCCGCCAAAACCGACAAGTCCAGCCCGATCTACGGCATGCCCGTGTTCGATGTGGACAAGGCCAAGACGATCTTCTTCGTCAAGCGGTCGATGGGCGGCGTGGGCTATTCCGGCGTCGACAACGATGTCTTCTACATGGACCAGACGATGATGCTGCTGGCCGATGCGAAGAAGATGGTCGAAGAAATCAACAAGGCCCTGCAGCACTAG
- a CDS encoding aa3-type cytochrome c oxidase subunit IV, with product MASGNDMKAARQSYENFVTMVKWATPVCALVALFVVVLIAQ from the coding sequence ATGGCTTCGGGCAATGATATGAAGGCCGCGCGGCAATCCTACGAAAATTTTGTCACTATGGTGAAATGGGCAACACCGGTTTGTGCGCTGGTGGCTTTGTTCGTCGTTGTGCTGATCGCGCAATAA
- the folP gene encoding dihydropteroate synthase, producing the protein MPATEQLYIRPIGFAASPQSEEGEAIRLAGGLVYATRFALIRREGSRVVARERVAVPDMAAALARLPDSLAAEGERQWAALGMAHPPLVCGARTIRLDQPQVMGILNLTPDSFSDGGAFLDNADVANAHAAAMLEAGAAIIDVGGESTRPGAPAVWEGDELKRVIPMIERLAAAGAAISSDTRRVAVMDAALKAGAHIINDVSALRHDPRAMEFAAASGAPVILMHAPGEGDDLHDGGPYADVVLDVFDWLKARRDAAVAAGIARERIILDPGIGFGKSLADNLALLNALPLYHALGQPLLLGASRKRFIGALAKEAPAHRRLGGSVAVALHGMNAGVQLLRVHDVAETVQARDIWRGLRDGALTDFSDLAD; encoded by the coding sequence ATGCCCGCGACCGAGCAACTCTATATCCGGCCGATCGGTTTCGCTGCCAGCCCGCAAAGCGAGGAAGGCGAAGCGATCCGCCTTGCCGGTGGGCTGGTCTATGCCACCCGCTTCGCTCTGATCCGGCGTGAGGGAAGCCGGGTCGTGGCGCGGGAGCGGGTGGCTGTGCCAGACATGGCGGCGGCGCTGGCGCGGTTGCCGGACAGTCTTGCCGCGGAGGGGGAGCGGCAATGGGCGGCCCTGGGCATGGCGCACCCGCCTCTCGTATGCGGTGCACGCACCATCCGGCTCGATCAGCCGCAGGTCATGGGTATTCTCAACCTCACGCCCGACAGTTTTTCCGATGGCGGGGCCTTTCTTGACAATGCGGATGTGGCGAATGCCCATGCCGCCGCGATGCTGGAAGCCGGGGCGGCGATTATCGATGTCGGCGGGGAAAGCACCCGTCCGGGCGCCCCCGCCGTGTGGGAAGGGGATGAGCTCAAGCGCGTGATCCCGATGATCGAACGGCTCGCAGCCGCAGGCGCGGCGATCAGCAGCGACACGCGCCGGGTGGCGGTGATGGACGCCGCGCTCAAGGCCGGGGCGCATATCATCAACGATGTTTCGGCCCTGCGCCACGATCCGCGCGCCATGGAATTCGCGGCGGCGAGTGGGGCGCCGGTGATCCTGATGCATGCGCCGGGCGAAGGCGATGATCTGCACGACGGCGGGCCATATGCCGATGTCGTGCTGGACGTGTTCGATTGGCTGAAAGCCCGGCGCGATGCGGCTGTGGCCGCAGGGATTGCGCGCGAGCGGATCATTCTCGATCCCGGCATCGGCTTCGGCAAATCGCTGGCGGACAATCTGGCCCTGCTTAACGCGCTGCCGCTCTATCACGCTCTGGGCCAGCCGTTGTTGCTGGGCGCCAGCCGCAAGAGGTTCATCGGCGCGTTGGCGAAAGAGGCCCCGGCGCACCGGCGGCTGGGCGGTTCGGTGGCCGTGGCCTTGCACGGCATGAACGCCGGGGTGCAATTGCTGCGCGTGCACGATGTGGCGGAAACCGTGCAGGCGCGCGATATCTGGCGCGGCCTGCGCGATGGCGCGCTGACCGATTTCAGCGATCTCGCCGATTGA
- a CDS encoding NAD(P) transhydrogenase subunit alpha produces the protein MAAQTKIAVLKERTAGETRVSAIPETVKKFIALGAVMAVEEGAGVNASITDEAFREAGAQVGPLETVLKDADIVFGVQGVEPSLLAGAKPGAWFAAVLDPFGQRARIDGYATAGVEALAMEFMPRITRAQSMDVLSSQSNLAGYKAVLAAADTYGRAFPMMMTAAGTITAARVFVMGVGVAGLQAIATARRLGAQVSATDVRSATKEQIQSLGAKPVFVENVAGIEGEGQGGYATEMSEEYQKAQAELVSSHIAKQDIVITTALIPGRAAPRLISDAQIATMRPGSVIFDLAVAQGGNVEGSVPDQVVDRHGVKIIGFSNTPAHLAADASALFARNLYNFLSAFWDKEAGKPVLDEEIGNAVRLTQGGKVVNERLLG, from the coding sequence ATGGCGGCTCAGACCAAGATCGCGGTCCTGAAAGAACGGACCGCAGGCGAGACGCGCGTTTCCGCAATTCCCGAAACGGTAAAGAAATTTATCGCCCTTGGCGCCGTGATGGCTGTCGAGGAAGGCGCGGGCGTAAACGCTTCCATCACCGACGAGGCGTTCCGCGAAGCCGGAGCGCAGGTCGGCCCGCTGGAAACCGTGCTGAAAGACGCCGACATCGTGTTCGGGGTGCAGGGCGTGGAACCGTCCTTGCTGGCCGGCGCGAAGCCCGGCGCATGGTTTGCCGCCGTGCTCGACCCGTTCGGGCAGCGTGCCCGCATCGATGGCTATGCCACCGCCGGGGTCGAAGCGCTGGCCATGGAATTCATGCCCCGCATCACCCGTGCGCAATCGATGGACGTACTGTCCAGCCAATCGAACCTCGCCGGTTACAAGGCGGTTCTGGCCGCGGCCGACACCTATGGCCGGGCTTTCCCGATGATGATGACGGCGGCGGGCACGATCACTGCCGCGCGCGTTTTCGTCATGGGCGTTGGGGTGGCCGGGCTGCAGGCGATCGCCACCGCGCGTCGCCTGGGCGCGCAGGTGTCCGCCACGGACGTGCGTTCGGCCACCAAGGAACAGATCCAGTCGCTCGGCGCTAAACCGGTGTTCGTGGAGAACGTCGCCGGGATCGAAGGCGAAGGGCAGGGCGGTTATGCCACGGAAATGTCGGAAGAATATCAGAAGGCGCAGGCCGAACTGGTATCCTCCCACATTGCCAAGCAGGATATCGTCATCACCACCGCTCTGATCCCCGGACGGGCGGCGCCGCGGCTGATTTCCGACGCGCAGATCGCCACCATGCGGCCCGGCAGCGTGATTTTCGATCTCGCGGTGGCGCAGGGCGGCAACGTGGAAGGGTCTGTTCCCGATCAGGTGGTGGACCGCCATGGCGTGAAGATCATCGGCTTTTCCAACACGCCGGCGCATCTCGCGGCCGACGCATCGGCGCTTTTCGCGCGCAATCTTTACAACTTCCTGTCCGCTTTCTGGGACAAGGAAGCGGGCAAACCCGTCCTGGACGAGGAAATCGGCAATGCCGTGCGCCTCACGCAAGGCGGCAAGGTCGTCAACGAACGGCTGCTGGGGTGA